The following coding sequences lie in one Serinus canaria isolate serCan28SL12 chromosome 12, serCan2020, whole genome shotgun sequence genomic window:
- the LOC103817107 gene encoding histone H1-like, with amino-acid sequence MLDTAVAAPSTRAATRKPKKAASGSKAHEPTGPSVTQPITRAESTPKERKGLSLAMFKKALASRDYDVERNQSRNKLGPKSLVSNGTLVQTKDIRASGSFKLNKKPGETKEKATKEKTAAKPRKPVAKQPASPAEKPKKVVVVKKSSKKAKKPAATAAKKAAKSPKRATQEEEAVKSPAKTKAVKPTAAKKVAKSPKRATQAGHAKEATKSPAKEKAVKPAAAKPKAAKPKVAKAKKAVPKKK; translated from the coding sequence ATGCTGGacactgctgtggctgcccccaGCACCAGGGCCGCCACCAGGAAGCCGAAGAAGGCGGCGAGCGGCTCCAAGGCCCATGAGCCCACAGGGCCCAGCGTCACCCAGCCGATCACCAGGGCCGAGTCCACCCCCAAGGAGCGCAAGGGGCTCTCCCTTGCCATGTTCAAGAAGGCGCTGGCATCCAGGGACTATGATGTGGAGAGGAACCAGAGCCGCAACAAGCTGGGGCCCAAGAGCCTTGTCAGCAATGGCACCCTGGTGCAGACCAAGGACATCAGGGCCTCTGGCTCTTTCAAGCTGAACAAGAAGCCAGgtgagacaaaagaaaaggcaaCAAAGGAAAAGACAGCTGCCAAGCCCAGGAAGCCAGTGGCCAAGcagcctgccagccctgccgAGAAGCCTAAGAAAGTGGTGGTGGTGAAGAAGAGCTCCAAGAAGGCGAAGAAGCCGGCAGCCACTGCAGCCAAGAAAGCGGCCAAGAGTCCCAAGAGAGCCacacaggaggaggaggcagtgaAGAGCCCAGCTAAGACAAAAGCAGTGAAGCCCACAGCAGCCAAGAAAGTGGCCAAGAGTCCCAAGAGAGCCACACAGGCAGGCCACGCCAAGGAGGCCACAAAGAGCCCAGCTAAGGAGAAGGCAGTGAAGCCCGCAGCAGCCAAGCCTAAGGCAGCCAAGCCCAAAGTGGCCAAAGCAAAGAAGGCAGTGCCAAAAAAGAAGTAA